One Littorina saxatilis isolate snail1 linkage group LG12, US_GU_Lsax_2.0, whole genome shotgun sequence genomic region harbors:
- the LOC138981843 gene encoding EKC/KEOPS complex subunit LAGE3-like — protein sequence MGSTTEQSVLLEVSFPYARYAEIAANTLSVDKEPRRGGVSKIISHEGNVLKVVLQSTEARLLRVSANSFLEHLRLVTETMEKFGPPV from the exons ATGGGATCCACGACAGAACAGAGTGT TCTCCTAGAGGTGTCCTTTCCTTATGCCCGCTACGCAGAAATAGCGGCCAACACACTGAGTGTCGACAAGGAACCTCGACGTGGTGGTGTCTCCAAAATCATTTCACATGAAGGCAATGTTTTGAAAGT AGTGTTGCAGTCAACAGAAGCAAGGCTACTGAGGGTCAGTGCCAATTCTTTCCTGGAACATCTTCGGCTTGTGACAGAAACAATGGAAAAGTTTGGACCACCTGTGTAG